Below is a genomic region from Ferribacterium limneticum.
CGTCGACGAACAGGTTGGGGTCGTAAGTTGGTGTCGAAACGAGGGCCAGGATGCCGCCGGTCTGCGGGTCGATGGCGACGAGCGACCCCTTGCGGTCGCCGAAAGCCTGCTCGGTAATTTCTTGCAGCTTGGCATCGAGGGTCAGGGCCAGATTGTTGCCGGAAACCGGTGGAATGCGCTTCAGGCTGCGCAGGGCACGGCCGCCGGCATCGATCTCGACTTCCTCGTAGCCGGTCTCGCCGTGCAGTTCGAATTCGTAATGCTGTTCGAGGCCGGTCTTGCCAACGTGGTCGGTACCCTTGTAGTTGGCCTGTTTTTCCGATTCCTCGATCCATTTCAGGTCGCGCTCGGTGATCCGGCCAATGTAGCCGATGGCGTGCGAAGCGATAGCGCCGAGCGGGTATTGGCGGAACAGCCGGGCCTTGACCTCGACGCCGGGAAAACGATAGCGGTGCGCCGCAAATTTGGCGACTTCGCCATCAGTCAGACGCGTGCGAATCGGGATCGATTCGAAATTCTTGGCTTCATCGAGCAGGCGCTTGAAGCGTTTGCGATCCTTGGGCTGGATGTCGATCACTTCGGCTAGCGCGTCAATCGTGGCTTCCAGGTCACCGGCCTGAGACGGGGTTATTTCAAGGGTGAAGGCCGAATAATTGTGGGCCAGCACGACGCCGTTGCGGTCAGTGATGACCCCACGATTGGGCACAATGGGGATCAGCGCGATACGGTTGTCTTCGGCCCGCGTTTGATAGAAATCATGCTGGATGACCTGCAGCCAAATGAAGCGGCCAAGCAACAGGCCAAAAGCCAGCAAGACGCAAATCGCGGCGATGCCCAGGCGAAAGCGAAAACGGTCAACGTCGGCTTCCGGATTGGTGAAATGGGACACGTACTGCCTGCCTCGGTCTTAAATCGGGCGATTGGGGTCCTGCTCGACCGGCCGGTACTGGGGCAGGAGCAGGATGAAGGTCGCCGGAATCCAGAGCAGCGTTGCCACAACGGGGCCGATGAAATAGCCCCAGCCCGGAAAGTCGGCGCCAACTGCGAGGCGCATCAGGGCCTGGAAAATTTGCGTGGCGACCAGCAGGGGCAGCACCTGCAAGGCCTGCTGTACCAGCGGGAACCACAGGATGCGCCGGGACAATGCCGCTGCCGTATAGGCGAGCAGCACGTAGGCGAAGCAATGCTGACCGAGGACGGCGCCATCGGCGACATCCATGAGCAGACCGAGGACAAAGGCCCAGCCCATGCCGACGCGGCGGAATTCGCGAATGCACCAGAAGCACAGCACCAGCGCGACCCAGTCGGGGACGCCCGGCCAGTGAGCCGTGGGCAGGAAGTTGAGGGCGACCGCGCCGATCAGGCTGAAGAAAATGAACCAGGGCTGAACGGGCTGCAGGATGCGCGAAGAGGAAAAGGTCGGTTGCATCAGTTTCCTTTGCCCGCAGATTTCTTTTTCTTGCCGCCCAGTCCCGGTTTGTCGCTGCTAGTCGGGCGGCCGGACGATTGCGGCGGTGCCGGGGGCAGTGGCTGGCGCGGGTCGAGGACCATGACCTCGCCGAAATTTTCGACGCCGGCGATCGGTACGCAGAAAATGCGGGCGAATGAGTAGGCGCTGTCACGTTCGATATTGACGATCTTGGCGACCGGGAAGCCCGGCAGATAAATGCCGTCAAGACCGGAAGTGACCAGTACGTCGCCGATCTGGATGTCGGCGTTGGCCGGCATGTAACGCAGTTCGAGCTGGCCGTTGCCGAGACCGAAAACGACCGAGCGCTGGCCGCTGCGGACGATCTGGACCGGTACGACCTGATCCTTGTCGGTAATCAGCGTGATTTCGGCCGAGAACGGGAAAACGCGGGTGACCTGGCCAACGACGCCGGTCTCGTCGATGGCTGGCTGTCCGGCCACAATGCCGGCCTGCTGGCCCTTGTCGACGATGATCTTGCGCGAGAAGGGGTCGCGCGCCGTATACAGAATCTGCGTTACCTGGCCGTTGGCTTTCTCGCGCTCCTTGACCGACAGCAGTTTGCGCAGCCGTTCATTTTCGGCTTCGAGCTGGGCCAGTCGCTGCAGATTGGGGGCGGTGCTGAGCTGGGCGTGCTTGAGCGCATTGTTTTCCTGCTGCAGACCGCGCATGCCCTGCAGATAACTGGCCGCGTAATCGACCAGACTACCCGGCGTCTGGGCAACGCGCTGGACCGGATCAACGATCAGCGCAATGCTCTGGCGCAGCAGCTCAAGGCTCTGGAAACGCAGGTCGACGACAAAAATCGCCAGGGAAACGGCGATGTAGAAAGTCAGAAGGGCCAGCGGCGCTGGCCCTTGCTTGAAGAACGGTGGTGGTGCGTGGTCGATGCCGGCCATCGCTTAACCTTGTCGTGCTGCGGTCAACGGTCAGTCCGAGGCAAAAATGCTGCCCAGCTTGTCCATTTTTTCCAGCGCCATGCCGCAACCACGGGCCACGCAGGTCAGCGGTTCGTCGGCCACGATCACCGGCAGGCCGGTTTCTTCCATGAGCAGACGGTCGAGATCGCGCAACAACGCGCCGCCGCCGGTCAGCACCATGCCCTTTTCGGCAATGTCGGCACCGAGTTCGGGCGGGGTCTTTTCCAGCGCGGACTTCACGGCGGAAACGATCTGGTTGAGCGGGTCGGTTAGCGCTTCGAGGATTTCGTTGGAGGAAATCGTGAACTTGCGCGGGATGCCTTCGGCCTTGTTGATGCCGGAAACTTCCATTTCCTTGACCTCGGCGCCCGGAAAGGCGGAGCCGATGTTCTTCTTGATGTTTTCGGCGGTGTTCTCGCCGATCATCATGCCGTAGTTGCGGCTGATGTAATTGATGATCGCTTCGTCGAGCTTGTCGCCGCCGACTCGCACGGAGCCGGCATAGACCATGCCGCCGAGCGAGATGACGCCGACTTCGGTGGTGCCGCCGCCGATGTCGACGACCATCGAACCGGTCGCTTCGGAAACCGGCAGGCCGGCACCGATCGCCGCAGCCATCGGCTCCTCGATCAGGTAAACCTGGCTGGCGCCAGCGCCGAGAGCGGATTCGCGAATGGCGCGACGTTCGACCTGGGTCGAACCGGACGGGACGCAGATGATGATGCGCGGGCTCGGGCTGAACAGCTTCGAGTCGTGCACCTTCTTGATGAATTGCTTGAGCATCTGCTCGGTGACGGTGAAGTCGGCAATGACGCCGTCCTTCATCGGACGGATGACGGTAATGGTGCCCGGGGCCTTGCCAAGCATGTCTTTGGCTTCACGGCCGACAGCCTGGATGGTTTTTTTGGCGTTGGGGCCGCCTTCGAGGCGGATGGCGACGACTGACGGCTCGTCCAGGACGATGCCACGCGCCCGCACATAGATCAGCGTATTGGCGGTGCCAAGGTCGATGGCGAGGTCATTCGAGAAGTATTTGCTGAGGAAACCGAACATGTATGCTCCGCTTGGGGGGTGCGGTAGGGAAAACTTTTATGATACCTTATAACGCTTTCCATTTTAAGACTTTGTGCGCTGCAATAAAGTCTCCGGACCCCATGTCGCTCACATTAGAACAGGTTAAACGCATCGCCCATCTCGCCCGAATCGAGATCAGCGATGGCGAAGCGCTGACCACCCAGGGTCACCTCAATGGCATCTTCCAGTTGATCGAGGAGATGCAGGCGGTCGATACCCGTGGCGTCGAACCGATGGCACATGCCCAGGATGTCAGCCAGCGCTTGCGCGAAGATGTCGTCACCGAAGGTGACCGTCGTGCCGCTTATCAGGCCGTCGCCCCGGACACCGAAGCCGGTCTCTATCTCGTGCCGAAGGTGATCGAATGATCAATAAAAGCCTGAAGCAACTGGCGCAGGCGCTGGCCGCCAAGCAGATTTCGAGCGTTGAGCTGTCGTCGCTGTTTCTTGACCGTATCGAACGTCTGAACCCGACGCTCAACGCCTTTATCACGGTCGACCGGGAAAAAAGCCTGAAAATGGCAATCGCCGCCGATGCGCGTATTGCGGCCGGTACTGCCGGCCCGCTGACCGGCATCCCGATCGCCCAAAAAGACATCTTCTGCGCCGAAGGCTGGACGACGACTTGTGGCTCGAAAATGCTGGCCAATTTCGTCTCGCCCTACGACGCGACGGTCATTCACAAAATGCATGCCGAAGCCGGTCTGGTATCGCTCGGCAAGACGAACATGGACGAATTCGCCATGGGTTCGTCGAACGAAACCTCGTTCTTCGGTCCGGTGCGTAACCCGTGGGATACGAGTCGGGTTCCCGGCGGATCTTCCGGCGGTTCGGCCGCTGCGGTGGCGGCCCGTCTGGCCCCGGCGGCGACTGGCACCGATACCGGTGGCTCGATCCGCCAGCCGGCCGCACTGTGCAATCTGACCGGCCTCAAGCCGACCTATGGTGTCGTTTCGCGTTACGGCATGATCGCCTTCGCCTCGTCGCTCGACCAGGGCGGCCCGATGGCGGCCAGCGCCGAAGACTGTGCGCTGCTACTCAATACCATGGTTGGTTTCGACGAGCGCGATTCGACCTCGCTGGATCGTCCGGTCGAAGACTACACCCGCGATCTGGAAAAGCCGCTTGACGGTCTGCGCATCGGCCTGCCCAAGGAATTCTTCGGCGAAGGTTGCGATGCCGAAGTGATGGCCGCCGTGCGCGCTGCGATTGCCGAATACGAAAAACTCGGTGCGACGACGGTCGAAGTCTCGCTGCCCAATTCGCATTTGTCGGTTCCGGCCTATTACGTCATCGCGCCGGCCGAGGCCAGTTCCAACCTGTCGCGCTTTGACGGCGCGCGTTACGGTTATCGCGCTCCCGAGTACGACAATCTCGAGCAGATGTACGAGAAGACCCGCGCCCAGGGCTTCGGGGCCGAGGTCAAACGGCGCATCATGATTGGCGCCTATGTCCTGTCGCACGGCTATTACGACGCTTATTACCTGCAGGCGCAGCGCATCCGTCGCTTGATCGCCAACGATTTCGTCGAAGCCTTCAAGTCCTGTGACGTGATCATGGGGCCGACCTCGCCGTCGACCGCCTTCAAGCTCGGCGAAAAAGCCGCTGATCCGGTCCAGATGTACCTCTCGGACATCTACACCATCGCCGTGAATCTGGCCGGCTTGCCCGGCATGTCGATTCCCTGTGGCTTTGTCGGCGGCTTGCCGGTTGGTTTGCAGTTAATTGGCAACTACTTTGCCGAAGGAGCATTGCTCAACGTTGCCCACCGTTATCAGCAGGCGACCGACTGGCATCAGCGCCGGGCGGCCATCGAATAGGCATGTGGCGGCGTCTGTTGCTTGTTGTCGTTTTGACAGCGGCCGGTTGCGCCGAGGTCGAGAAGCAGCCGGAAATCGCAGCTGACGAGGAACCAGTGGTCGAGAAGCAGGGCACTGAAAGCAAAGAACCGAAATTCAAAAACTCGACACTGAAGTATCTGGCCAATCGCAACCTCAAGCCGCAGCCGACGCGCCCGCTCAATGTCCGCTCACGCTGCACGCACCGCGATGCGATCGGGACGCAGACACGGCTCGATCTGCTGGTCAAGGAAGCCCAGGTCAAGACCTTCGTCGCCCAGGTCAGCATGAAGGGCCACGGAACCTGCCGCTTTGACCTCAACGAGTTCGAGCAGGTCGAAAAAATGCCGCAAGCCCTGCTGCGCCACAAGAAACAGTCGGATTGCCTGGTTCGCATGTGGGAACAGGGTCCGAAAGTAACGATTGCATTCAACAGTTGTCCCAAGTCCTGCGACGGGCAGGCCTTCGACTATCTCTGGCCGATCATGGTCGAGGCGAAGAGCGGGCAGTGTTTCTGAAACGGATGAAACGATGAATCAGTGGGAAGTAGTGATCGGTATCGAAACGCACGCGCAACTGGCGACGGTTTCGAAGATTTTCTCGGGTGCTTCGACGGCCTTCGGCGCAGCGCCGAATACCCAGGCGTGCGCGGTCGATCTCGCCTTGCCGGGCGTCTTGCCGGTGCTCAACAAGAAAGCGGTCGAGTGCGCCATTCGCTTTGGCCTGGCCATCGGTGCCGAAGTCGCGCAAAAGTCGGTTTTTGCTCGCAAGAACTACTTTTACCCGGATCTGCCCAAGGGCTACCAAATCAGCCAGATGGACCTGCCCGTCGTTGTCGGTGGCAACATCACGCTGCAGGTAGGCCAAGGCGACAAGGCGTACGAAAAGGTTGTCCGTCTGACGCGCGCCCACCTCGAAGAAGATGCTGGCAAATCGCTGCACGAAGATTTTCAGGGCAAATCGGGTATCGACCTCAACCGCGCCGGCACGCCGCTGCTTGAAATCGTTTCCGAGCCGGACATGCGATCGTCCGACGAAGCTGTTGCCTACGCCAAGTCGCTGCACGCACTGGTGCAGTGGATCGGCATCTGCGACGGCAACATGCAGGAAGGTTCTTTCCGCTGCGACGCCAACGTTTCAGTACGCCCGAAAGGCCAGGCCGAATTTGGCACTCGCCGCGAAATCAAGAATCTGAACTCCTTCCGTTTCCTCAAGGAAGCCATCGACTTCGAAGTCCAGTGGCAGATCAACGAAATCGAAGAAGGTCGCAGGATTGAGCAGGCCACCGTGTTGTTCGACCCGGATACTGGCGAGACCCGCATGATGCGCAGCAAGGAAGATGCGCATGATTACCGTTATTTCCCGGATCCAGACCTGTTGCCGCTGGTCATTTCGAGCGAATGGATTGCCCGCGTCCAGAGCGAGCTGCCGGAGTTGCCGGTTCAGATGCGCGAACGCTTCATCAGCGAATTCGGCCTGTCTAATTACGATGCCACGACGCTGACAGCCAATTCCGAAATTGCCGCTTTTTTCCAGTTGACCGTGGGAATCGCCGGAAAATCAAATGCCAAGCCGTGCGCCAACTGGGTCATGGTCGATCTGGCTGCCCGTCTCAACAAGGATGGCAAGGAAATCGCCGAATCGCCGGTGTCGGCCGCCCAACTGGCTGGCCTGATCCTGCGCATCGCCGACAACACCATCTCCAACAACATCGCCAAGAAGGTGTTCGAAGCCTTGTGGAATGGCGAGGGATCGACGGCTGACGAGATCATCGACAAGCAGGGCTTGAAGCAGATTACCGACAGCGGTGCCATCGAGTCTCTGGTTGATGAAGTGCTGGCGGCCAATCCGGCCAATGTCGCCGAGTTCAAGGCCGGCAAGGAAAAGGCCTTCAACGCGCTGGTCGGTCAGGTCATGAAGGCAGCCAAGGGCAAGGCCAATCCGCAGCAGGTCAATGACCTGCTCAAGCAAAAACTGGCTGGCTGATCAGCGAATTGGAGCAGGCGCGGTGGCCGGCAACGGCCGCCGCGTTAGTTCGAAGTAGCGCTTGCGGTCGGCGTCGTACTTGGCCTTGATCGAGTCGAAATCGCGCTTCTTGATGTCGAGCAGTTCCTGCTGGAGCTTGATCTCATGGTCGAGGGCGCGCAAATTCCGCTCAAGATCGGGCGGCATGGCTTTCTTCTTGTAGAACTCCGCCTCGTTCTCGAATTTCTTGCGCTTGGTACGTGCCTCGTCAATGCGCGCGATGGTCGCCAGAATGGCCAGGTTCACATCAGCCTCGGCCTTGCGCTGGGCGAGGTCGATATCTTCGGGCATTGCATAAGTGTCGAGCAGTGCCTGGTCACGCCGCCGCTGTTCGCGACTGGCATCTTCAAGCTGCTTGCGCCGCCGGTTTTCGAGAACCTGCTCGGCTTTTTGCTCTGGTGTCAGTGCCGCGCCAACTTCCTTGACGATGTTGCCGCCGCTGTCCAGCACGCGGTAGGCGCGTCCCCGGCACTGCTCCGGCAACATGTCACCGCAGACCCGGCGACCGGTACTCGGATCGTGGCAGCAGTAAAACTCCCCCGCCGCTTGGGCTGAGCCAAGCGAAATCAACAACAGAGGGGCGAGGAGCAGTTTACGCATGTATGCCGTACTGCTCCCGATAGCGCGTGACTGCGTCGCGGTGGGCGGCAAATTCAGGATGTTGGGCGAGGAAAGACATCAGGTCGCTGAGCCCCGCCACGGCGATGACCGGGATCCCGTAGTCGCGCTGAACTTCCTGTACCGCCGACAGATCACCCTGGCCGCGTTCCTGGCGGTCCAGTGCAATCAATACTCCGGCCGGGGTGGCACCAGCGGCGCGGATCAGTTCAACCGACTCGCGGACCGAGGTTCCAGCCGAAATCACGTCATCGACAATCAACACACGGCCGGTCAGCGGTGCGCCAACAATGTTGCCGCCTTCGCCATGATCTTTGGCTTCCTTGCGGTTGTAGGCAAAGGGGAAATTGCGGCCGCGCTGGGCGAGTGCCATGGTGATCGTGGCGACCAGCGGAATGCCCTTGTAGGCTGGGCCAAACAGCATGTCGAACTCGACACCGCCAGCTTCGGCCGCTTTCGCGTAGAATTCGGCGAGACGGCCGAGCGAGTTGCCATCGTTGAACAAACCGGCATTGAAGAAGTAGGGCGAGAGCCTTCCCGCCTTGGTTTTGAATTCGCCAAAGCGCAGTACTTGGCAGCTCAGCGCAAATTCAATGAAATCCTGACGAAAATCCATATTTTTCCATTCTATTCGACCGGGAAAACCGGGTCGATCATTGCACAATGTTACGCATCATCTCCCTGAATCTCAATGGTATCCGCTCTGCCTGGAGCAAAAATGTCCTGCCCTGGGCCTCGTCGCAGAACGCTGACATTTTTTGCCTGCAGGAACTCAAAGCTCAATTGCCGGATTTGACGCCGGAAATGATGGCCCCGGATGGTATGCACGCCTTCTATCACTGTGCCGAAAAGAAAGGTTACAGCGGCGTAGGCATCTGGAGCAGAGCGGCACCGGACCGGGTGGTCGAGGGCTTTGACGGAGGCGAGTTCGATGCCGAAGGGCGATACATCCGGGCCGATTTCGGCAATCTGTCGGTGATCTCACTCTACTTGCCGTCGGGCTCGTCGTCGCCGGAGCGGCAGGAGGCAAAATTCCGCTTTCTCGACGTATTTTTCCCGCAAATGCTCGCGCTGCGTGCCGAAGGTCGGGAAATCGTCCTGTGCGGTGACTGGAACATTGCGCACCAGGCGATCGACCTGAAAAACTGGAAGTCGAACCAGAAAAACTCCGGTTTCCTGCCGGAAGAACGCGCCTGGCTAAGCCGTGTGTTCGATGAACAGGGTTGGGCTGATGTTTATCGTCGCCTTCACCCCGATGCCACCGATGCCTGTTACACGTGGTGGAGCAATCGCGGCCAGGCCTGGGCCAAGAATGTCGGTTGGCGGATTGACTACCAGATCGCCACACTTGGCATTGCCGTAACCGCAGGAAAGGCCGAGGTCTACAAGGCTGAGCGATTTTCCGACCATGCGCCGCTGATCATCGATTACGACTTCAAATAAGCATTCAATGTGCATTGATTTCGCCGCATAGTAGGGATAATCTGTACTTCTGCTTAACTCACCAACGAGGTTGAAAATGTCCGAAGAAATGACTGCTGCCAACAAGGAAAAGTTGGTTACCGATCTGAAGGTAGTGATCTCCGACACCGAAGAATTGCTGCGTGCCACCGCTGGTGCGGCTGGCGAAAAAGTGAGCGAACTTCGCGACCGCCTGAGCGTTCGTCTGCGTGACACCAAGGAGCGCGTTCTTGATCTCGAAGCCGCTTTGGTCGACAAGACCAAGGCTGCAGCCCGTGCTACCGATGATTTCGTGCACGAAGAGCCCTGGAAAGCCGTCGGTGTTGCCGCGGCACTGGGTCTTGCCCTTGGTGTGCTGATCGGCCGTCGCTAAGCGAATGGCTGAACAGGCAGGCGGTGAAGCGGGTCGCGAAGGCCTCTTCGCCGCGCTGAAAAACAGCGTCGCGACACTGATCGCGATCGGCAAGACGCGGGCCGAACTCCTTGTCACGGAGCTTGAGGAAGAGAAGCTTCGCCTCATGTCGCTCTGGTCGAAGGCGATCGGTGCGGCGTTCATGCTTGCCGTGGGTGTTGTCTTGGCCATTTTTTGTCTGGCGCTGGCTTTCTGGGAGCACCGGGTTTTACTTTTCGGCACCTTCGCAGTGCTATTTATCGGAGGCGCCTTGTTTCTGATCGCTTCGCTAAAACGACAAACGGCGCAACCGAGCAAGATGTTTCGGGCGAGTCTGTCGGAGCTGGAAGCTGACATGGCGCTTTTGCGTCGCAATCGCAACAAGCCGGAATGAATCCGAAAATACTGGAACTGGCCACTCGGCATGGCGCCCTGAAGGCGCGTATCGATGAACAGCGGCGCACGCTGGCGCAGCATTCGGTTCCGCTTGAGGCGGCGCTGGCTCGGGGCGATACCGTCCTCAAGGGTGTTGACTGGCTAAAACATCACCCGGCAGCTATCGGGGTCGCAGTTTTTATTGCCGTTGTGGCTCGCCCGCGACGGGCTTGGCGCTGGGCTAGGCGCGGACTTTTCCTTTGGCGGGGCTGGCAGGCTATCCGAAGTTCTCTGATCGGTGCGCGTTGACCGTGGGTGATTCAGCGAGCGACGAGACTGTACTGCCCGGCTGGTGGCAACAGATGGTTTCTTCGCAACGCCGTCAGGTACGCCGGGTCCTGGCCGAGCTGATTGCGACGCGCGGCATCATGCCGCTATTGATGAAGGTTCGCAATGGTGGCCACTGGACGCCAGATGAAAAATTGGAACTCATCCGGCATTTGCGCCGCATGGTTCGTCTGTCGCCTTATCTGATAGCCCTGCTCCTGCCGGGCTCCATCTTGTTTCTGCCCATTTACGCCTGGTGGCTGGACAGGCGCCGAGTCAGGCGGGGCGACTAGTGTTTGTTGCGGTTTCGTGCCAGGGGGCAACTTTCAGCAATAGCACCATTCCCGGCACGGCCAGTACCACACATAGCCAGTAGAAACTGCTCCAGCCCAGCGTTTCGACCAGCCATCCGGCTGAAGCATTGATGAAGGTACGTGGTACGGCAGCTAGGCTGGTAAAGAGCGCCATCTGGGTGGCCGTGTAGGCTGGATGTGTCGAACGGGCGATGAAGGCGACGAAAGCGGCGGTTCCCAGACCGACACCCAGCGCTTCGAGGCTGATGACGAAGGCCAGCGCGATGCGCTCTTCGGCGCCGATGCTGGCATAGTGTCCTTGCGAGGCCAGCCAGGCAAAGCCGAAAATTGACACCAGTTGTACGACTCCGAACAGCCATAGTGCCCGGTTGATGCCGAGCCGTATCATCCACAAGCCGCCGAGCAGGGCTCCAATCACCGCTGGCCATAGGCCGGCGTGCTTGGCGATAAGGCCTATATCGGTCTTGGTAAAGCCCATGTCGAGGTAAAACGGGGTGGCCAGAGCAGTGCACAGGCTATCACCCAGTTTGTAGAGGAAGATGAAGCCGAGGACCATCGCCGCGCCGCGCCAGCCTTGCCGGCCGATGAATTCATGAAACGGTTCGGTAACTGCCTGGCGCAGGGTTTTGGGAGCCCCTCTGACGAGTGGTTCGCTAACCAGCCAAGCCATCACCATGCCGGGGATCATGAAGGCGCCGGTGATCCAGAAGACTTCATTCCACGGGAGGCGATCGGCCAGGATCAGCGATAGCGAACCTGGAATCAGGCCGGCAATGCGGTAGGCATTGACGTGGACGGCATTACCTAAGCCCAGTTCGTTATCGTCCAGAATTTCACGTCTGAACGCGTCGACCGCAATATCCTGCGTGCCCGACAGAAAAGCCAGCAGTGCGGCGAGCCACAGTATAGGCCAGATGCTCTCTTTCGGATCTAGTCCGCCGAGTGACCCAATGACAAATAACAGGCCGATTTGGGTTAGTAGCATCCAGCCCCGGCGTCGGCCGAATCCGGGAACGCTGAAGCGGTCAAGGAGCGGTGACCATAGAAATTTCCAGGTGTAGGGAAACTGGATCAGGGCAAAAAAACCGATGGTCTTGAGGTCCACGCCTTCGCTGCGTAACCAGGCGGGCAGCAGGTTGAGTAGCAGGTAAAGCGGCAGGCCTGAACTGAAACCGGTAAAGATGCAGATCAGCATCTTCCGGCTGAGCAAGGCAGCAAGCCAGGCCGGCATCAGCGGTTCTGTGTCAGTCGATAGACCGCCAGGCTGCCAAGGAAATTGACCTCGCTGGTGACTGGATTGCCCTCTTCATCGAGGACGCTACGCTCGCGGATGATCAACCCCATCTTGCCGCACAAGTCCTCGAAATCGAGCAGGGTGAAGAAGCGCACATTGGGCGAGTCATACCACTGGTAAGGAAGATCCTCGGAAACCGGCATGCGGCCATTGAGCACCGAACGCAGATTTTTCCAGTAGGCGAAATTGGGGAAGGAGACCACAGCTTCGCGTCCGACACGCAGCATTTCACGCAGGATGCCTTCGGTGTGACGCACGGTCTGAAGTGTGCGGGATAGCACCACATGGTCGAAAGCCTGATCGGCGAACTCATCGAGGCCGCGCTCCAGGTTGCCCTGGATAACATTAATGCCGTTTTTGATGGCGGCGAGCACATTGGCGTCGTCGAT
It encodes:
- the mreD gene encoding rod shape-determining protein MreD encodes the protein MQPTFSSSRILQPVQPWFIFFSLIGAVALNFLPTAHWPGVPDWVALVLCFWCIREFRRVGMGWAFVLGLLMDVADGAVLGQHCFAYVLLAYTAAALSRRILWFPLVQQALQVLPLLVATQIFQALMRLAVGADFPGWGYFIGPVVATLLWIPATFILLLPQYRPVEQDPNRPI
- the mreC gene encoding rod shape-determining protein MreC is translated as MAGIDHAPPPFFKQGPAPLALLTFYIAVSLAIFVVDLRFQSLELLRQSIALIVDPVQRVAQTPGSLVDYAASYLQGMRGLQQENNALKHAQLSTAPNLQRLAQLEAENERLRKLLSVKEREKANGQVTQILYTARDPFSRKIIVDKGQQAGIVAGQPAIDETGVVGQVTRVFPFSAEITLITDKDQVVPVQIVRSGQRSVVFGLGNGQLELRYMPANADIQIGDVLVTSGLDGIYLPGFPVAKIVNIERDSAYSFARIFCVPIAGVENFGEVMVLDPRQPLPPAPPQSSGRPTSSDKPGLGGKKKKSAGKGN
- a CDS encoding rod shape-determining protein, which encodes MFGFLSKYFSNDLAIDLGTANTLIYVRARGIVLDEPSVVAIRLEGGPNAKKTIQAVGREAKDMLGKAPGTITVIRPMKDGVIADFTVTEQMLKQFIKKVHDSKLFSPSPRIIICVPSGSTQVERRAIRESALGAGASQVYLIEEPMAAAIGAGLPVSEATGSMVVDIGGGTTEVGVISLGGMVYAGSVRVGGDKLDEAIINYISRNYGMMIGENTAENIKKNIGSAFPGAEVKEMEVSGINKAEGIPRKFTISSNEILEALTDPLNQIVSAVKSALEKTPPELGADIAEKGMVLTGGGALLRDLDRLLMEETGLPVIVADEPLTCVARGCGMALEKMDKLGSIFASD
- the gatC gene encoding Asp-tRNA(Asn)/Glu-tRNA(Gln) amidotransferase subunit GatC, giving the protein MSLTLEQVKRIAHLARIEISDGEALTTQGHLNGIFQLIEEMQAVDTRGVEPMAHAQDVSQRLREDVVTEGDRRAAYQAVAPDTEAGLYLVPKVIE
- the gatA gene encoding Asp-tRNA(Asn)/Glu-tRNA(Gln) amidotransferase subunit GatA: MINKSLKQLAQALAAKQISSVELSSLFLDRIERLNPTLNAFITVDREKSLKMAIAADARIAAGTAGPLTGIPIAQKDIFCAEGWTTTCGSKMLANFVSPYDATVIHKMHAEAGLVSLGKTNMDEFAMGSSNETSFFGPVRNPWDTSRVPGGSSGGSAAAVAARLAPAATGTDTGGSIRQPAALCNLTGLKPTYGVVSRYGMIAFASSLDQGGPMAASAEDCALLLNTMVGFDERDSTSLDRPVEDYTRDLEKPLDGLRIGLPKEFFGEGCDAEVMAAVRAAIAEYEKLGATTVEVSLPNSHLSVPAYYVIAPAEASSNLSRFDGARYGYRAPEYDNLEQMYEKTRAQGFGAEVKRRIMIGAYVLSHGYYDAYYLQAQRIRRLIANDFVEAFKSCDVIMGPTSPSTAFKLGEKAADPVQMYLSDIYTIAVNLAGLPGMSIPCGFVGGLPVGLQLIGNYFAEGALLNVAHRYQQATDWHQRRAAIE
- the gatB gene encoding Asp-tRNA(Asn)/Glu-tRNA(Gln) amidotransferase subunit GatB — translated: MNQWEVVIGIETHAQLATVSKIFSGASTAFGAAPNTQACAVDLALPGVLPVLNKKAVECAIRFGLAIGAEVAQKSVFARKNYFYPDLPKGYQISQMDLPVVVGGNITLQVGQGDKAYEKVVRLTRAHLEEDAGKSLHEDFQGKSGIDLNRAGTPLLEIVSEPDMRSSDEAVAYAKSLHALVQWIGICDGNMQEGSFRCDANVSVRPKGQAEFGTRREIKNLNSFRFLKEAIDFEVQWQINEIEEGRRIEQATVLFDPDTGETRMMRSKEDAHDYRYFPDPDLLPLVISSEWIARVQSELPELPVQMRERFISEFGLSNYDATTLTANSEIAAFFQLTVGIAGKSNAKPCANWVMVDLAARLNKDGKEIAESPVSAAQLAGLILRIADNTISNNIAKKVFEALWNGEGSTADEIIDKQGLKQITDSGAIESLVDEVLAANPANVAEFKAGKEKAFNALVGQVMKAAKGKANPQQVNDLLKQKLAG
- the pyrE gene encoding orotate phosphoribosyltransferase; the protein is MDFRQDFIEFALSCQVLRFGEFKTKAGRLSPYFFNAGLFNDGNSLGRLAEFYAKAAEAGGVEFDMLFGPAYKGIPLVATITMALAQRGRNFPFAYNRKEAKDHGEGGNIVGAPLTGRVLIVDDVISAGTSVRESVELIRAAGATPAGVLIALDRQERGQGDLSAVQEVQRDYGIPVIAVAGLSDLMSFLAQHPEFAAHRDAVTRYREQYGIHA
- a CDS encoding exodeoxyribonuclease III; this translates as MLRIISLNLNGIRSAWSKNVLPWASSQNADIFCLQELKAQLPDLTPEMMAPDGMHAFYHCAEKKGYSGVGIWSRAAPDRVVEGFDGGEFDAEGRYIRADFGNLSVISLYLPSGSSSPERQEAKFRFLDVFFPQMLALRAEGREIVLCGDWNIAHQAIDLKNWKSNQKNSGFLPEERAWLSRVFDEQGWADVYRRLHPDATDACYTWWSNRGQAWAKNVGWRIDYQIATLGIAVTAGKAEVYKAERFSDHAPLIIDYDFK
- a CDS encoding DUF883 family protein; this translates as MSEEMTAANKEKLVTDLKVVISDTEELLRATAGAAGEKVSELRDRLSVRLRDTKERVLDLEAALVDKTKAAARATDDFVHEEPWKAVGVAAALGLALGVLIGRR
- a CDS encoding phage holin family protein; this translates as MAEQAGGEAGREGLFAALKNSVATLIAIGKTRAELLVTELEEEKLRLMSLWSKAIGAAFMLAVGVVLAIFCLALAFWEHRVLLFGTFAVLFIGGALFLIASLKRQTAQPSKMFRASLSELEADMALLRRNRNKPE
- a CDS encoding YqjK family protein produces the protein MNPKILELATRHGALKARIDEQRRTLAQHSVPLEAALARGDTVLKGVDWLKHHPAAIGVAVFIAVVARPRRAWRWARRGLFLWRGWQAIRSSLIGAR